The DNA sequence ACCACCGGCGCCCACTGCGCGGGCGCGGTCCGCAGCCAGCGGCGCAGCCGGGCGCCGAACGCCGGGATCTCGCCCGCGAGCTGCACCAGCCGGCGGTCGAAGCGGGCCGCGCCCTCCGTGGTGCGGGCCAGCAGCTCCCCGACCCGGAGCACGAGGTCGCGGGTGCGCGCCTCGGAGCGTTCGGACGCGCCCTCGGCCGCCGCCCGCAGCAGCGCGTCGAGGACGTCGCCGCCCCGCTCGTACGGCTCCTGCTCCTCCCGTTCCAGCAGCACCTCCAGCAGCTCGCGCCGCAGCCCCCGGGAGGCGGCTGTACCGGGCGCGGCGAGCACCGGGGCGAGGGCCCGGCGGACGGGCGCGGGGCGGGTGCGCAGCAGGTGGGTGACGAGCGGGAAGAGGACGGCGCGGGCGGACGGGCCGTCCTCCAGCCGCCGGTCGATGAAGGCGGCCACGTGCGGGGCGTTGTCCGGCCGGTGCTCGACGTGCTCGCGGACCAGGGAGGCCGCACGGCGGGCCAGCGCCGGGTCGGCGACCTCGGCGAGGATCCGCAGGACGTCCGCCGGCCCGTCGCCGGGCTGGTAGAGGCGGGCGCGGAAGGCGCCGAGCACCGGCTCGGGGTGGGTGGTCAGCGCGGCGGCCAGGGCGGCGGCCGGGACCTGCGGGTCGCCGGCGGAGAACCGGGCGACGGCCTCCGGCAGGTGTTTGGCGCGGGTGAGCGGGTCGCGGACCAGGACGGCCAGCGCCGGGCCGCGCAGGGCGTCCTCGGCGGGACGGGCGAGCAGGGCCAGCGCGGAGTAGCGCAGCAGCTCGCGGTCGGCCTCGGTGGTGACGTACGGCACGGCCTTGAGGCCGTACGCGGCGGCGGCGACGTGCAGCTCCACCCGGTCGTCGTGGGCCCAGCGGTCGACGGCCCGGCAGACGGCGGACGGCTCGTCCTCGGCGAGGGCGGCCAGCAGTTCGTCGGCCCTCGGGTGGGCCGCGCCGACCAGGGCGTCGGTGAGGTCGTCGAGGGCGCGCCTGCGGTGGGTGTGGAGCATGGCCTGGGCGGCCGCGGCGACGGTGGGCGCCGCGAACTCGGCGCCGCCGTCCGGTGCGGTCAGCAGCGTGCGGTCGTCGTCGAACCAGCGGCAGATCAGCGCCTGGGCGGCACACGGCTCGTCGCCGAGCAGGGCGGCCGCCGCCGGGAGGAAGCGGTCGGCGGCGGGCGGCTGGGGCGTCCCGCCGGCCGCGCCGGGCGGCGGAGCGTCGGCGGGGACGAGGCGGCGGAGCAGGTCGAGGCGGTCCCCGAGGCCCAGACGCAGCCGGAGCCAGAACGGCGGGCCGAACCGGGTCAGGCCGCCGAGCGCCTCGGTGGCGGTGGAGTCGAAGCCGCCGGCCGCGCGGGCGCAGCCGGCGACCCGCTCGGCGAGCAGCCGCAGCACCCCGAGGTACGGGGTGGCGTCCGGGACCCGCAGCAGGGTCTCGGAGAGCAGGTGGGCCGCCCACCAGGCCGGGTCGGTGAGCACCGGAGCCCGGCCGGCGGCCGCCTCTCCGGCCTCGGCCGCGCCGCCGGCCGGCCCGCCGTCCGCCATCGCGCCGTCCGCCGCCGGGGCGGGTACGCCCTCCCGGCCGGAGAGCGTCTCGACGGCGTGGACCAGCGCGGTCAGCCGCCGGGACAGCTCTGTGGGCCCCGAGCGGCGGCCGAGCAGCAGCAGGGACTGGAGGACCGGGCCGATGCGGTGCCGTGGGACGGGCAGCAGCGTGGGCCGCTCCTGCCGGTCGCCGCCGCGCCGGCCCCGGCGTCTGGTCGGGGGCCGGGAGCCGGGCGGCGGCGGTACGTGCCCCTCGGGCGCCCGGGCCGGGCCGCCGCCGCGGCGGGAGGGCAGCCGGACGGCCGCCTCGGCGGGCGGGCCCTCCGGCTCGTACCAGCGGTGGACGAGGGCGTGCAGGGCGGCGTCCAGGTCGAGGTGGGTGCCGTGCAGCCAGTCGGCGAACTCCTCGTGGGCGAACCGGTAGCCGCTGCCCGCCGGGACGAGCAGCCCCTCGGTGAGCACGGCGGAGGCCCAGCCGGTGCGCCAGGGGAAGAGCTGCTCGAACGTCTCCCGCTCCAGCTCGCCCTGGCCCGGGCCGAGGCACTGCCGGGCCGCCTCGTGCACCTGCCCGGCCACCTTGGCGGCCAGCCGGCGGACGGCCGTGCCGCGCAGCGGGGGCCGGCGGGCGGCGGCGAGGCGGACGGCGATGCGCAGGCAGACGAGGTCGAGGTGGGCGGCGAAGACGTCCCACCGGTCGGGGGCGGGGGCGCCCTCCGGCCGGTCCGCGCCGTCCGGGAGCGCGGCGTGGACCTCGGCGAGCAGCCGGAGGGCGAGCGGATGCCCGGCGTCCGCGGGGGCGAGCCCGCCGGCCGGGACGCCGTACGAGGCGCGGGCGCGCTCGGCGAGCTCGGGGGTCAGGTCGGTGAGCCGGACACAGGCGGGCAGCGAGGGCGGCGGCGCGGCGGTGAGGGCCGGGGCGCCGCTGACGAGGGCGGTGGCCGGGGAGTGCAGGGCGGCCTGCGGGAAGAGGGCGCCGGCCGTCTCCCAGTGCTCGGGCCGGCAGGCGACGACCAGCCGGGTGCCGGTCCGCTCCAGCCAGCGGGCGGTGGCCGCGGTCCAGGCGGGCAGCGCGTGGGCGAGCAGCGGCGGCATCTCCTCGGGCCCGTCGAGGAGGACGAGCAGGGGCCGGCCGACCCGGTGGCCGAGCCGGGCGACGGCCTCCGGGGTGGCCGCGGAGGTGTCGCCGACGGTGCCCTGGGCGCCCGCCGAGGCGGTGACGATGCGGCCGGCGGCCTGCAGCGCGCGGGCGATGGCATCGCGCAGGCTCTCGTCGTCGGCGCGCAGGTCGGCGCCGCGCAGCCAGAGCGTGGGCGCCGGTTCCGCGCCGCGCGAGCGCCGGGCCGCGAGGGCGCCCAGCTCGGTGGTGCGCCCGGTGCCGGGCTCGCCGACCAGGCCGAGGACGTACGGCCCGCCGGGACCGTGCCCGCCGGCCGCCCGGGTCAGGGCCCGTGCGCCGGGCGCCCCGCCGGCCAGGAAGCAGTCGAACTCGCGGATCGTCTCGGGCCGCTCGACGGGGTCGCGCCAGGTGCGGGGGGTGACCACCGAGCCGAGGGAGGTGCCGGTGAGCTGGAGGGCGCCGGCGAGGTTGAGGTCGCGGCCGTAGGCGGGGACGGTCGCCGCGTTCCGGTCCAGGAGCCTGGCCAGCGGCCCGTCGGGGTCGGCGGCGGCCGTGGCCCGCAGCGGGATCGCGTAGCCGCCCGCCCGGCGTTCGGCGTGCAGCGCGGTACCGAGGACGGCGACGACCGCTCCGGTGCCCGCGTCGAGCACCGGGCCGCCGGTGGCCTCCTCCCCCAGCCGCAGCGGCGTCCGCTCCGGGAGGGACAGCTCCAGGGCGGTGCGCAGCAGGTGGAAGCGGTCCGTGGCGGTGTACGTGACCAGGGGCTCGCCGACGACCGAGGCGTCGTGCCAGCGGCCGGCCCGCAGCCGGACCTCGGTGCCGCCCTCGATGTGCTCGGTCGCGGAGACGGGGAGCGGCGGCAGGTCCAGGCCCTCCGTCCGGACCAGGGCCAGGTCGCAGTCGGGCAGCGGGGTGACGGCGTCGGCGCCGACCACCACCGTGCGGTCGCCCGCGGCGTGCAGCACCAGGCAGGCGAGGCCGTCGACCGCCTCGTGGCTGGTGATCAGGGTGGACCTGTCGTCGACCGGGAAGCCCGTGCCGCGCCGCCGCCCGGCGAGATCCCTGATGCGCACCAAGGACTCGTCCGCGTCGGCCCGCCGACCGCTCATCCGCCGAACCTCCCCGCGTGACCGTACGTGCGTACGCCCGTACGTTCCGACGGTAGGCAGCCGGTGATCGGCAGGACAGATCGCGAGCCGAACGCGCCCCCTTGCACCCCCCTGGTTCACTCCGAGCGCCTGCCCGTTGGGGTGAATCGTGCGTATCAGATGGATAGAGATGGGGGGAGGGGGGTCGTGGGGCGGGGAGCGCGGTGACGCGGTCCCCGCCCCACGGTGTTCCGGAAGCGGTTCCGGGGCTCGGCCCGGGGCTCAGCCGAAGACGGCGAGGCTCTTCGCCCGCCCGCCCTGGTTCTCGACCAGGGCGAGGAAGGTGCCGTCCGGGCCGAAGACGGCGACCGGTCCGGTGGTCTCGAAGAGCGGCATCCGCACCCGGACGCCGTTGCCGAGCAGCTTCGCCTGCTCCTCGGTGACGTCCCAGCGGGTGAACGCGGCGGAGACCGCGTCCGCGACGGGCATCACGGCCAGCTCCTCCTGGAGCTGGTCCAGGGTGCGCGCCTCGCTTATCCCGTAGGGGCCGACCCGGGTGCGGCGCAGCGCCGTGAGGTGGCCGCCGACGCCGGTGTCGGCGCCCAGGTCGCGCGCCAGGGCACGGACGTAGGTGCCGGACGAGCAGACCACGGAGACCAGCACGTCCCGCACCGGCGTGCCGTCCTCGGCCTCCGCCGGGTGCACGGCGTGCACGACGAAGGACGAGACCGTCACCGGGCGGGCGGGGATCTCGAAGTCCTCGCCCTCCCGCGCCCGCTTGTACGAGCGCTTGCCGTCGATCTTGATCGCGCTGACCTTGGA is a window from the Streptomyces mobaraensis genome containing:
- a CDS encoding serine protease family protein, translated to MSGRRADADESLVRIRDLAGRRRGTGFPVDDRSTLITSHEAVDGLACLVLHAAGDRTVVVGADAVTPLPDCDLALVRTEGLDLPPLPVSATEHIEGGTEVRLRAGRWHDASVVGEPLVTYTATDRFHLLRTALELSLPERTPLRLGEEATGGPVLDAGTGAVVAVLGTALHAERRAGGYAIPLRATAAADPDGPLARLLDRNAATVPAYGRDLNLAGALQLTGTSLGSVVTPRTWRDPVERPETIREFDCFLAGGAPGARALTRAAGGHGPGGPYVLGLVGEPGTGRTTELGALAARRSRGAEPAPTLWLRGADLRADDESLRDAIARALQAAGRIVTASAGAQGTVGDTSAATPEAVARLGHRVGRPLLVLLDGPEEMPPLLAHALPAWTAATARWLERTGTRLVVACRPEHWETAGALFPQAALHSPATALVSGAPALTAAPPPSLPACVRLTDLTPELAERARASYGVPAGGLAPADAGHPLALRLLAEVHAALPDGADRPEGAPAPDRWDVFAAHLDLVCLRIAVRLAAARRPPLRGTAVRRLAAKVAGQVHEAARQCLGPGQGELERETFEQLFPWRTGWASAVLTEGLLVPAGSGYRFAHEEFADWLHGTHLDLDAALHALVHRWYEPEGPPAEAAVRLPSRRGGGPARAPEGHVPPPPGSRPPTRRRGRRGGDRQERPTLLPVPRHRIGPVLQSLLLLGRRSGPTELSRRLTALVHAVETLSGREGVPAPAADGAMADGGPAGGAAEAGEAAAGRAPVLTDPAWWAAHLLSETLLRVPDATPYLGVLRLLAERVAGCARAAGGFDSTATEALGGLTRFGPPFWLRLRLGLGDRLDLLRRLVPADAPPPGAAGGTPQPPAADRFLPAAAALLGDEPCAAQALICRWFDDDRTLLTAPDGGAEFAAPTVAAAAQAMLHTHRRRALDDLTDALVGAAHPRADELLAALAEDEPSAVCRAVDRWAHDDRVELHVAAAAYGLKAVPYVTTEADRELLRYSALALLARPAEDALRGPALAVLVRDPLTRAKHLPEAVARFSAGDPQVPAAALAAALTTHPEPVLGAFRARLYQPGDGPADVLRILAEVADPALARRAASLVREHVEHRPDNAPHVAAFIDRRLEDGPSARAVLFPLVTHLLRTRPAPVRRALAPVLAAPGTAASRGLRRELLEVLLEREEQEPYERGGDVLDALLRAAAEGASERSEARTRDLVLRVGELLARTTEGAARFDRRLVQLAGEIPAFGARLRRWLRTAPAQWAPVVGPGARIRLTAGGSGGPGGADGPGAPADADRRQPAWHS
- the truB gene encoding tRNA pseudouridine(55) synthase TruB; translated protein: MKRKSPPGPDGLVIVDKPAGFTSHDVVAKMRGMAKTRRVGHAGTLDPMATGVLVLGVERATKLLGHLALTEKEYVATIRLGQNTVTDDAEGEITSSADASGVTREVIDAGVAKLTGAIMQVPSKVSAIKIDGKRSYKRAREGEDFEIPARPVTVSSFVVHAVHPAEAEDGTPVRDVLVSVVCSSGTYVRALARDLGADTGVGGHLTALRRTRVGPYGISEARTLDQLQEELAVMPVADAVSAAFTRWDVTEEQAKLLGNGVRVRMPLFETTGPVAVFGPDGTFLALVENQGGRAKSLAVFG